A window of the Immundisolibacter sp. genome harbors these coding sequences:
- a CDS encoding thiamine pyrophosphate-requiring protein: MSVTAKSVAPQRDQSPQNMTASYWLEAMNEIGVDYLFCNMGTDHAPIIETMAQWRQEGRKYPKVILCPHENTAVHMAIGYYRATGRAQAVLVHVDAGTANAAMGLHNAFRSRVPLVLMAGTAPVTIRGELLGTRDTYVHFIQDPYDMKGIVRNYVKWEYQLPTGIIVKEAMRRAFSMAESDPPGPVYMTLPREILAQTWEPQQVASFPVDAYGPLRFTGVDDAPLTQIADRLLAAEYPLLITSFAGRNIKTPALLDELGQLVGMGVIESYPQVLNISKASPVFLGNLSEPHLPKVDFGLMVDTDLPWMPKEASPNPNTFWAHIDIDPIKNDIPMWGFPGHLKVQADSYLALTRLIEIVRGKLTDAHRARAKARLEGFAKQRQEAVAYIQNLAKDKGTPGLINPAYLCAELNKVLREDDILVSEAVMNEPSVGMQVLRTKPGTVLGLGGGGLGYSPGAALGVKLAKPDAMVLHLSGDGSFYFGNPSSTYEVAREHNLPIFTVVFENGGWSAVKECTIKVHPDGVSRDTDEFQARLNPAYQFQKVCEAAGGHGEDVINPDDLPAAIARCVKAVREEGRSALLVAHVKRL; the protein is encoded by the coding sequence ATGTCCGTGACCGCCAAATCCGTCGCCCCGCAGCGCGACCAGTCGCCGCAGAACATGACCGCCTCCTACTGGCTGGAGGCGATGAACGAGATCGGCGTCGATTACCTGTTCTGCAACATGGGTACCGACCACGCGCCGATCATCGAAACCATGGCGCAGTGGCGCCAGGAAGGCCGCAAATACCCCAAAGTCATCCTGTGCCCGCACGAGAACACCGCCGTGCACATGGCGATCGGCTATTACCGTGCCACCGGCCGGGCGCAGGCCGTGCTGGTGCATGTGGATGCCGGCACCGCCAACGCCGCCATGGGCCTGCACAACGCGTTCCGTTCCCGCGTGCCGCTGGTGCTGATGGCCGGTACCGCGCCGGTGACCATCCGCGGCGAGCTGCTGGGCACCCGCGACACCTACGTGCACTTCATCCAGGATCCCTACGACATGAAGGGGATCGTGCGCAATTACGTGAAGTGGGAATACCAGCTGCCGACCGGCATCATCGTCAAGGAAGCCATGCGCCGTGCCTTCAGCATGGCCGAGAGCGACCCGCCGGGCCCGGTCTACATGACCCTGCCGCGCGAAATCCTGGCCCAGACCTGGGAGCCGCAGCAGGTGGCCTCCTTCCCGGTTGATGCCTACGGCCCGCTGCGCTTCACCGGCGTCGACGACGCACCGCTCACGCAGATCGCCGACCGCCTGCTGGCGGCCGAGTATCCGCTGCTGATCACCAGCTTCGCCGGGCGCAACATCAAGACTCCCGCGCTGCTGGACGAACTGGGGCAGCTGGTCGGCATGGGCGTGATCGAGTCCTACCCGCAGGTGCTGAACATCTCCAAAGCCTCGCCGGTGTTCCTGGGCAACCTGTCCGAGCCGCACCTGCCGAAGGTCGATTTCGGTCTGATGGTCGACACCGACCTGCCGTGGATGCCCAAGGAGGCCAGCCCGAATCCGAATACCTTCTGGGCGCACATCGACATCGACCCGATCAAGAACGACATTCCGATGTGGGGCTTCCCCGGCCACCTGAAGGTTCAGGCGGACAGCTACCTGGCCCTGACGCGCCTGATCGAGATCGTCAGAGGCAAGCTCACCGATGCCCACCGCGCGCGTGCCAAGGCGCGCCTGGAAGGTTTCGCCAAGCAGCGCCAGGAAGCGGTGGCCTACATCCAGAACCTGGCCAAGGACAAGGGCACGCCGGGCCTGATCAATCCCGCCTACCTGTGCGCGGAGCTGAACAAGGTGCTGCGCGAGGACGACATCCTGGTCAGCGAGGCGGTGATGAACGAGCCCTCGGTCGGCATGCAGGTGCTGCGCACCAAGCCTGGCACCGTGCTGGGTCTGGGCGGTGGTGGCCTGGGCTACAGCCCCGGCGCGGCGCTGGGCGTCAAGCTGGCCAAGCCAGATGCGATGGTGCTGCACCTGTCCGGTGACGGCAGCTTCTACTTCGGCAACCCGAGCTCCACCTACGAGGTGGCGCGCGAGCACAATCTGCCGATCTTCACCGTGGTGTTCGAGAACGGCGGCTGGTCGGCGGTCAAGGAGTGCACCATCAAGGTCCACCCGGACGGCGTGTCGCGCGACACGGACGAGTTCCAGGCGCGCCTGAACCCGGCCTACCAGTTCCAGAAGGTCTGCGAAGCTGCCGGCGGCCACGGCGAGGACGTGATCAATCCGGACGACCTGCCGGCTGCCATTGCCCGCTGCGTCAAGGCGGTGCGCGAAGAAGGCCGCTCGGCGCTGCTGGTGGCGCACGTCAAGCGCCTGTAG
- a CDS encoding aromatic-ring-hydroxylating dioxygenase subunit beta gives MTDLVRALAEASQVLYREAMYVDAQRWDEWLGLFTEDCEYWLPAWKGEHALTANPKREISLIYYGTRAGLEDRIWRIRSGQSIASTPLPRTTHAVHNILVEDVTADSMTVLSTWTAHCFFHKLNASEVFFGDYRHSLRMSADGWKIARKYIVLKNDYVPTMLDIYNI, from the coding sequence GTGACCGATTTAGTCAGGGCACTGGCCGAAGCCAGCCAGGTGCTGTATCGAGAAGCCATGTATGTCGACGCCCAGCGCTGGGACGAGTGGCTGGGCCTGTTCACCGAGGACTGCGAGTACTGGTTGCCGGCCTGGAAGGGCGAGCACGCGCTGACCGCCAACCCGAAGCGCGAGATCTCGCTGATCTACTACGGCACCCGCGCTGGCCTGGAGGACCGCATCTGGCGCATCCGCTCCGGCCAGTCCATCGCCAGCACGCCGCTGCCGCGCACCACCCACGCGGTGCACAACATCCTGGTCGAGGACGTGACCGCCGACAGCATGACCGTGCTGTCCACCTGGACCGCGCACTGCTTTTTCCACAAGCTGAACGCCAGCGAAGTGTTTTTTGGCGATTACCGGCACAGCCTGCGCATGAGCGCGGACGGCTGGAAGATTGCCCGCAAGTACATCGTCCTGAAGAACGATTACGTGCCGACCATGCTCGATATCTACAACATCTGA